In a single window of the Acyrthosiphon pisum isolate AL4f chromosome X, pea_aphid_22Mar2018_4r6ur, whole genome shotgun sequence genome:
- the LOC115033165 gene encoding zinc finger MYM-type protein 1-like, translated as MFRLQSMIYPILNAKKILMTLDLMFLNFPKKKIGSQNRSFSAGFFKNFEWLEYSINKDSGFCYVCRMFSSESGNAEDSFTKVGFNNWKSAMLSQLCSQHQQQIKRNRNYLTHLIDIALYLAKQGISFRGHDEKYDSNNQGNFKEMCKLFSKYDNECEDMYLKKINLTSWVIQEDLIKLCAD; from the exons ATGTTCCGACTGCAGTCTATGATTTACCCCATTCTAAATGCGAAAAAGATATTGATGACCCTGGACTTGATGTTTCTA AATTTCCCTAAAAAGAAAATTGGTTCACAAAATCGCTCTTTCTCAGCtggattttttaagaattttgaaTGGCTAGAATACAGTATTAATAAAGATTCTGGTTTTTGCTACGTTTGCCGCATGTTTTCCAGTGAATCTGGAAATGCTGAAGATTCATTTACAAAAGTTGGATTCAATAATTGGAAAAGTGCAA TGTTATCACAATTATGTTCTCAACATCAGCAACAAATAAAAAGAAATCgtaattatttaacacatttgatTGATATAGCCTTGTACTTGGCCAAACAAGGAATTTCTTTTAGGGGTCATGATGAAAAATATGATTCAAACAATCAAG gcaattttaaagaaatgtgCAAACTTTTCTCAAAATATGACAATGAATGTGAAGacatgtatttgaaaaaaattaaccttaCTAGCTGGGTAATACAAGAAGATTTAATCAAATTGTGTGCTGATTAG
- the LOC100165111 gene encoding uncharacterized protein LOC100165111 gives MELDIDEMPDNSHHKKYSSELATQDKMIIRIKKQEPDVDIEGKDSSTEHDEVVSYTCEFVQKVDETESELIDICDEPIESIRQDENYIYPAVTNSDDEDTKDVTWQPPSNILTPGERLTRKHIKCLYPKVEKPVSKKNKCKNNKNNEVPIKRLKKGRLPKSKQVLEDIDVSKPATDLTDETTVGESIAKKNCDSLPPKVGRPRKGMATPKQRLARIIKIHKMIK, from the exons ATGGAACTAGATATTGATGAAATGCCCGATAACTCTCATCATAAAAAGTATTCTAGTGAATTAGCTACccaag ataaaatgatTATTAGAATCAAAAAGCAAGAACCAGACGTTGACATCGAAGGTAAAGATTCATCCACAGAGCATGATGAAGTTGT gtCGTACACGTGCGAATTTGTTCAAAAAGTTGATGAAACTGAATCAGAGTTGATTGACATATGTGATGAACCAATTGAATCTATTCGTCAAGATGAAAACTATA TATATCCAGCTGTAACTAACTCTGATGATGAAGATACCAAGGATGTGACGTGGCAACCACCATCTAATATTTTAACTCCTGGGGAACGCTTAACACGCAAACATATTAAGTGTTTGTATCCAAAAGTTGAAAAACCTGtatcaaagaaaaataaatgtaaaaataataagaataacgaAGTACCAATTAAACGCTTG AAAAAGGGTCGTTTACCAAAAAGTAAACAAGTTTTAGAAGACATAGATGTTTCAAAGCCAGCTACTGATTTAACAGACGAAACAACTGTTGGTGAAtcaatagcaaaaaaaaactgtgattcaCTGCCTCCTAAAG tTGGGAGACCAAGAAAAGGTATGGCGACACCAAAACAACGCCTGGcacgtattataaaaatacacaaaatgataaaataa